TATGGGTTTATGGAGCGGCGTTGACAAGAGCGACCTTATAATTCCGCTTGATACTCACACTTTTAATGTCTCTAAAAAATTGGGGCTTTTAAGCAGAAAAAGTTATGACTTGGAAGCGGCGATAGAGTTGACGGCTAAGCTTAAAGAGTTTGACGAAAGAGACCCTCTAAAGTATGATTTTGCGCTTTATCGTATCGGGCAAGAGAGGCTGCTTGCTGCCGAGCCGTAATTAGTAATTAGTAAAGATATTTAGTAAGATTAAGCCCCAAGTTATCACAAATACAAAAATACTCAAAAAAACTACAGTGCTGCCGACATCTTTGGCACGACCTGCCATGTGATGATGTTCAAGAGTAACCAAGTCTACTACTCTCTCTATCGCGCTGTTAATAGCCTCTGCTATTAGCATACCCGTAAGTGACATAAACATCAAAATTTTATAAACCAAAGTCGTGTCTATAAATATGATCACAGGCAGTAAAATAAGGGTTAAAATAAGTTCAATTTTAAAAGATGTTTCTGTCTGAATCAAATCTTTTAACCCGTTCAATGCATAACTCGTGTTTTTGAAAAAATTATATTTCGGTTGATTTCTCAATTGGTTGTTTCCTTTTTTTATTTACTTATGTTACGCACAAATAGGAGCAATACCCAAAAGTGAGGGCACGCGAGCCCCTATTTGTGACAGGGACACTTCTGTCCCTTGCAACCCCCTAAAGCTACCCGCAAATGCGGGAGAGTAAGAGGTTTTTACGCACTTTCAGTGCGTAAGGTCAATTATTTATACAGTTTTTTTTCATATAAATGGTCTAATGTTATAATAAAAGCCAGCGCATCTTTTTCTAGTTCCTTATCATCTTCGGCAGGAGTTAAATGGTTGTCTTTATCCAAATATGTAGCCGGATTTTTGTAAATAAATGTAGCCGGCTTTTTATTTGGGCTGATAACCGTAACTTTGTCATCCACTCTCAGGGCATACGATGTATGAAACTGCATAAGCGAAATGTTCTGTTTTTTATCGCTAAATATAGAGTGTCCCATGATAGGATATGTCAAATCCAGTCCTACTAAATCAAGAGCCGTAGCAAGCACATCCGGCTGAGTTGCAATTTTATCATAAATCAGAGGTTTAATATCTGCTCCGAGTATAAGTGCAGGTATATGAAACATATCTACGGGAACTAAATCATTGCCGTAAACTCTTACATTGTGGTCTGCAACTATAACAAAAACGGTATCTTTGTAGTAAGGCTCTTTTTTTGCAAGTTCAACAAGTTTGCCGATAGCATGGTCTGCATATTTAACGGCATTTTTAACATTGTTGGCAGGCACATCTTTTAGTAGTTCAATTTTTTCGTACGGATACTCAAACGGGGAGTGGTTTGACTGCGAAAACATAACCGTGGCAAATTTCTGTCCGTTTTTATGCATCTTTTTAAACTCTTCGTTTGCCCGCTCAACCAGATCTCCATCGCAAACTCCCCACGGAGCTACAAATGTCGGATTTTCAAAGCAAGGCTGATCTATGATTTCATCAAATCCGTTGCCAAGATACCAACTTCGCATATTGTCAAACCTGCTTTCTCCGCCATACATAAAAGTTGTATGATAATTAAATGGCTTTAGTGCCGATGCAATTGTAAAGAAGTCGCTTTGAGATTTGTTTCTTTTTAATACTCCCTCACCGGGAACTGCATAGTTTCCTGCGGAGACTCCGGCAAGTCCTCGAATGCTTCTTGTACCGTTTGAGTATAAATCTTTAAATAAAATACCCTCTTGGCTTAATTTATTTAAATTTGGCGTTATTCCTTTTTCTCCGCCGACGGACTCAACAAACTGGTAACCTAAACTCTCTTGTACAAAAATAACAAGATTTTTTGGTTTGTCTGTTTTAAAATGACTCTCTTCAACTCTTGTAAGTGGGAGCGCATCATCTATATTTTGAATATTTAATCTTTTTTTAACTCGTTCAAGCGCTTCTTTGGTATCCATTTTTCCATATTGCGCTATCATCTTTTGGCTGCCGTTTCTTGTGTTGTCATATACGGCAAAAGCGATATTATAAATAGAGTTTTTTGTTATCTCATTTACCATCCTGTTTGTTGTATACATCGCATCGGATGTGTTGGCAGGTCTATGTCCGAAAGAGGAACGCACACCGATAAAGAGCAGTAAAAAAAGCGGTATAAACAGCAACAACCGTTTTTTATAACTTGTTTCAAATATTTCGATAACACTATCTTTAACATATTTTAAGTAGAGATAGATAAAAGCGCCTATCATAGAAAAAGCAACAAAAAGTTCCAGTTTGTAATCGGCAAATATCATAGAAAAAACTTCTCTCGGGTAGACGAGATACTCTACAAAAAGGTAGTTTGGTCGTACATCATACTGTGCAACAAACGGAAAAGTTGCATTTTCTATGTAAATTATTATTGATAAAATTACTAAAAAGTAGTATTTTAGAAATTTATTTATAAAATATTTAAACTTAGACGGACTTAGAGTTAGAAGAATTAGAGGTATAAGTAAAAGAATAGATGCCGTTATGGTATCCATTCTCAGCCCATAAATAAAAGTGAGCCAATAATCTACGCCGCTGTCTTTGAAGTTATTAAAATATAGCGCAAAGAGCAGTAGTCTGCCGATAAAAAATAGAGACACCATAAACAGATAATATTTAAGCAGGTACTTGAGCATATGGATTTTTGCCTCACCGATGTATTTTAGATTTGAATTTAATATCAATGAAACTATATAATAAAATTAAAAATCTATAGTAACAACAATATAAGTTGGTTATAATTACTAAAAAAAGCGAGGAATGTTTAATGGAATGCGAATTTCCGACAATTAATTCTAACAAGCAAGAGATACGAGAAATTTTTAATATTACTAAAACCATAGCTATTTTAGGTCTTTCACCCGATGAGAGCAAAGCAAGTCACAGAGTGGCAAAATATCTTCAAGAACAAGGTTTTAAGATAGTTCCGATTTATCCGAAAGAGGAGACGATTCTTGGGGAAAAGGTATACCGCTCTCTTTTAGAAATCCCTTTTGAAATCGATATGGTAGATATATTTAGAAAGTCTGATGCACTTCATATGGTTGCGGATGCTTGTATACAAAGAGGCGATGTAAAAGTTTTTTGGGCGCAAAAAGAGATAGTAAATAATGAAGCAGCGCAAAAAGCAAAAGATGCAGGTATGACGGTAGTTCAAAATATGTGTACGATGGTAGAACATCGTGCTTTATAAAAAGGGTTTTTATTGTTAGATATAGATAAAATTTACGAAGCAAGAGAGAGAATAAAAGGCATCGTAGTAGATACGCCGCTCTCTTATGCGCCGTACTTAAGTCATCTAAGCGGGTGTGAAGCCTACTTAAAAAAAGAGAATCTTCAAGTTACGGGTGCTTTTAAGATTAGAGGGGCATATAATAAAATCGCAACTCTAAGCGATGCGCAAAAAGTGTGCGGAGTTATAGCTGCAAGTGCAGGGAATCACGCTCAGGGGGTCGCACTCTCTGCTTCAAAATTCGGTATAAAAGCCGTGATAGTTATGCCGGAGTCTACACCTCTTACAAAAGTAAACGGGGTAAAGCATTACGGTGCAGAGGTAATCCTTGCTGGAACAAACTACGATGAAGCATATGCTTATGCTCTGAAATACGGCAAAGAAAACTCTTTGACTTTCGTTCATCCGTTTGAAGACGATGAGGTTATGGCGGGTCAGGGAACTTTGGCACTTGATATACTGGATAGCTGTAAAGATTTAGATGCCGTAATAATTCCCGTCGGAGGAGGCGGACTTATCTCCGGTATGGCGTGTGCCTTTAAAAGTATAAATCCAAATATAGAAGTAATTGGCGTAAGTGCAAAAGGTGCGCCTGCGCTTAAAAACTCGTTTGATCTAAAAACACCCGTAGATAGTTTAAGTGTTAGAACTATTGCGGACGGAATTGCAGTTCGCGATACTTCCCCGATAACATTAAACTATATGCTTGGCAGCGTCGACAGATTTATAAGCGTGGACGATGAAGAGATTGCAAGTGCGATTTTATTTCTGCTGGAGAAGCAAAAACTTGTCGTAGAGGGTGCCGGAGCTGTTGGAGTTGCCGCACTTTTACACAATAAACTTGAGCATTTAAAAGGTAAAAAAGCAGCAGTCGTTCTTAGCGGCGGAAATATGGATGTAACGCTTTTATCCGTAATCATAGAGAAGGGTCTGTTAAAATCCGGCAGAAAGATGAAACTTACGGTAACACTAATCGACAAACCCGGTTCATTGATGCGTTTTACAGAGATACTTCAGCAGCTAAATGCAAATATAGTTCATATTGCTTATGACAGAACCTCTATTTCGCTTGATTACGGCGATGCAAATGTAACGGTGCATGTAGAGACGAAAGGCGAAGAGCATCAAAAAGCAATCTATAAAACGCTAAAAGAAGAAAATTATATAAGAGATTAGATAAATTATGAATCCGACAAAAAAAAGTAATTTTGATAAAGCAGTTATATATACCCAAATTTTAAATGACAGATTGCTTTTGGTGGTTGACACTCTTACGACTTTAAGACTTTTAAATATAAATAGTCTTGAAGTAGAAAATGAACTTAAATTTGCCAATATTCATACTTCATACTCGACAAAAGTCATCTCCTTTACTTCAAATGCAAGATATTTTGCCCTAATAAGCCAAGATGCCAAAGAATCAAGACTTTATGAAACGAAAAGCAAAAATATTATTGCTACTATAAATAGACATCAAGGGGATGTCTCTTGCGTCGCCATAGATCCAAAAGATAGATATATGTTTTCAGGCGGCGAGGACGGGATAACATTCGGTATGGATATGAAAAGCGGACGATTGGCTTTTACTCTTCCAAGACATATAGACACCGTAACCGATATAGCATTTAGCAAAAATGCAAATTATGTTGCAACTGCCAGCTATGATAAAAATATAGCTCTTTTTAGTTTGATTACGATGTCACCGATTAAAAGGCTGAAAGCTCATTCTGCTCCGGTAATAAAGCTGCAATTTCTGAGTGATAACAGACTCTTTAGCATTGATAAAAAAGGCAGTGCGATTATATGGGACTTAAATAATTTCAAAGTCACTGCCAGACTTAAAAATATACATGACGATGTTACTGCGGTTGTTGTGGCAGATGAAGGCACATTTCTATTTTTGGGAACAAAACTCGGATATATTTTAGTTTATGACTTAACTACTTATGAACAAATCTCAAGAAATTATATAAAGCTTAGCAGTGCGGTTACCGCTTTAAATTTCAATGAAACAAACAAAGAACTAATTGTTGCAACGGATTACGGGGAGCTGTTTTTTTACTATATATTTGACGGCGAAGATAAATTAGGCGAATTAATCAAGCAGAAAAAATATAGTTTGATAAAGAGCCATGTAGAGAAAAATCCGCTTTTGGAGTATACGAAATACTCTGAAATTTTTGCTGTTTTATGGGCAAAAACGGTACAAAAGGCAAAAGAGTATCTTGAAAACAGCGAGAAAGACAAAGCTGCAGAACTTTTAAAATATTTTATGGAGATTCCGTCAAAAAAGCAGTTTGTACTAAAACTTTTTCAAGAGTATGCAGAGTATGATAAATTTTTGCATTTTTTTAAAAGTAAAAAAGTTGCTTTGGCTTATGGTTTGGCAAATGTTCACCCGATATACAAAGAGACAAAAGTTTACAAATCTATGGAGTCGGAGTGGGAAAGATTGTTTACGCTTGCAAAAGAGTATCTGCTCGATCCTAAATTAAGCCGCAATGTTCAGGAAATTTTAGCTCCATACAGAGGAATAAGCGAAAAAACAAAACTTATTCAAGAGCTTATGTTAAATGTACAGGTTTATAAAAGATTTAGAGATGCGGTAGGACAAAAAGATTTTAAGCTATCATTTGAACTTGTTAAACAAAATCCGTTTTTAAAAGAGTATTCCGAGTACAAAGCTTTGATGAAATATTCAGATACTCTTTATATGAAAGCTCAAGTTTTGCTTGGTAACGGCGATACTCACGCAGCAATAAAAATCTTTCGCATTTTACTCGATTTTGAAGATTTTAAAGATGAAGCCATAGAGAGTATAGCCCGTATTGAAAATAAGCAAAAATTTTTTAATGCCGTAAAAGAAGATGATATGGTTTTGGCTTACAATCTTTTAGATGAGTATCCGGATTTGGAAGAGAGTCAGGAGGGCAAGAGGCTTCAAATGCTCTGGGAGA
This portion of the Sulfurimonas sp. genome encodes:
- a CDS encoding diacylglycerol kinase, coding for MRNQPKYNFFKNTSYALNGLKDLIQTETSFKIELILTLILLPVIIFIDTTLVYKILMFMSLTGMLIAEAINSAIERVVDLVTLEHHHMAGRAKDVGSTVVFLSIFVFVITWGLILLNIFTNY
- a CDS encoding LTA synthase family protein, producing the protein MILNSNLKYIGEAKIHMLKYLLKYYLFMVSLFFIGRLLLFALYFNNFKDSGVDYWLTFIYGLRMDTITASILLLIPLILLTLSPSKFKYFINKFLKYYFLVILSIIIYIENATFPFVAQYDVRPNYLFVEYLVYPREVFSMIFADYKLELFVAFSMIGAFIYLYLKYVKDSVIEIFETSYKKRLLLFIPLFLLLFIGVRSSFGHRPANTSDAMYTTNRMVNEITKNSIYNIAFAVYDNTRNGSQKMIAQYGKMDTKEALERVKKRLNIQNIDDALPLTRVEESHFKTDKPKNLVIFVQESLGYQFVESVGGEKGITPNLNKLSQEGILFKDLYSNGTRSIRGLAGVSAGNYAVPGEGVLKRNKSQSDFFTIASALKPFNYHTTFMYGGESRFDNMRSWYLGNGFDEIIDQPCFENPTFVAPWGVCDGDLVERANEEFKKMHKNGQKFATVMFSQSNHSPFEYPYEKIELLKDVPANNVKNAVKYADHAIGKLVELAKKEPYYKDTVFVIVADHNVRVYGNDLVPVDMFHIPALILGADIKPLIYDKIATQPDVLATALDLVGLDLTYPIMGHSIFSDKKQNISLMQFHTSYALRVDDKVTVISPNKKPATFIYKNPATYLDKDNHLTPAEDDKELEKDALAFIITLDHLYEKKLYK
- a CDS encoding CoA-binding protein, with translation MECEFPTINSNKQEIREIFNITKTIAILGLSPDESKASHRVAKYLQEQGFKIVPIYPKEETILGEKVYRSLLEIPFEIDMVDIFRKSDALHMVADACIQRGDVKVFWAQKEIVNNEAAQKAKDAGMTVVQNMCTMVEHRAL
- the ilvA gene encoding threonine ammonia-lyase, which produces MLDIDKIYEARERIKGIVVDTPLSYAPYLSHLSGCEAYLKKENLQVTGAFKIRGAYNKIATLSDAQKVCGVIAASAGNHAQGVALSASKFGIKAVIVMPESTPLTKVNGVKHYGAEVILAGTNYDEAYAYALKYGKENSLTFVHPFEDDEVMAGQGTLALDILDSCKDLDAVIIPVGGGGLISGMACAFKSINPNIEVIGVSAKGAPALKNSFDLKTPVDSLSVRTIADGIAVRDTSPITLNYMLGSVDRFISVDDEEIASAILFLLEKQKLVVEGAGAVGVAALLHNKLEHLKGKKAAVVLSGGNMDVTLLSVIIEKGLLKSGRKMKLTVTLIDKPGSLMRFTEILQQLNANIVHIAYDRTSISLDYGDANVTVHVETKGEEHQKAIYKTLKEENYIRD